The genomic stretch GGACGACAAAGATTCCTCGACGAATATCCACCATAAGTCATTGCCTCTATGGACAACAAGGATTCTTCCATGATGATCCATCATAGATGAACACCTCTATGGATGACAAATATTACTCCATGAGGATTCAAcaccaattattgcctctatgggTGTCAATGATTCCATCTTGAGGATCATGAAAGTGCAATCACTTTATCGTATAACATCATTTGTTTCTTTTGATAGTTTGTTcggttatttataatttatttatcattCAATTAGTCGTGTTTTGTATCTCTTTTGCATTTTGAGTTGTATTGTATTCCCTTCGGCTATTTTAGCATTGAAGATAAATATGTTGTAGGATCACTAGCAACATGTCAAGCAAATTGATGACAATAATTAATAAACGAGTTAAAGATTGACAATTAATCTTTCATAAACGTAGTAAAATATCCCGTCTTTTATGAAAAGTGTAATAAAGTTTCATTTTCTAATAGACCAAGTGAACAAAAAATTGATTGTGGAATACTATACAACATAACAACATGTTTATTTAGTTGTAATCAACAAAGTAAAATTAGTTAGTTAAATTGTTGAATTTGTTACAAGTTTGTTGGCTAAATTAGAAGTTAGCTAGTTTAATTAACTATGTCTATTAGTTTACTTGCGTTACAAGCAAGGTtgttaaaatctcgatttaaaaTCTAAACTCTATAGATTTCACGTTTTTAGGTCTGCATTTCGTGTTAAATCGTAGGTAAAAACCTTTTTATGTAAAATTGTATTCTGGAACGATTTTAAGTGATTTAAATCATTCTGAAATCAGTGAAATCATATAAAATCGtgtaaaatcatgtaaaatcgttggattttactctttgaccttattttatttttggttaaaatttataaatcacGTTTATATTTTTACCCATAAAATTTTCtctataaatttttaattttattcataatcatatcttggttataatatattaaagattctttaacatttgaagatgaatttATTCAAGTTGAATATGAATGCTCTAATAAAGATGATGTTGTAGAAGGATTGAATttttgattaagttgaagatgaagataaaaaaaaattgtttttttaaacttGAAAAACTTATGAAACTATTATTTTTTGATAATCTTTTGGATGTTACTTTTTATGATTTGGTGGACAATTTATGTAGTTTGATATAAGATTGTGAATATTACACTTTATTATGATGATATACTATTCTTTATAATTAAGTtacaattttaaataattaatgtatttagaatattttataagtatatatatatgtcgtatatataaatttaatataattttaaaatgaggTAAACTCTAAGATTTTACGTTTTGATTTTATCTAAGTAAAACGAGTCAAAGTAAAAATTCGATTTTGACAACCTTAATTACAAGTAAACCAATTTGTTACTTGGAAAATACACATAAAAGAGGTATATGTGGCTTATGCTTGTAATGATTATTCAATACCTTTTGCTCATAACTCAATACAGCAACACCTCTCATTTTCTTATAGTTGGTTTAAAATCCAACAAACTTTACATTAATCTTGATAAATGAAATGCCCAAAATATGGCATACAAAAAGAGGAGGTCATAAGTTTCAATGAATTATGACCATTATCAAATTATTTACTTTCAATTCAACATTATTTACTTTCAATTCAACATTTAAAAATTGTTGTCTGGTTTATCTGTCACTTGGATTTCTACTTTCTATGCTTCCTACACCTCATAAGACATTGATGATAAAAGGTGGTGGGGCTTGTAGTTAGGTCAAGGGAATGGATTTTTAGCAGCTGGCTATGTATGTGACAAATCATTTATACATGAAAACACATATTTCACTTTCCTTCTCATACATAAAACACCCCTTCATTAtttcattcacatacatacatacatgtcTTATAAATAATACACATGACATACATCATCACATGACAACATGTATCAAGTCTTGTCGGTTATAATTATTTAGAAGGTTTGTGAGTTGTGACCAATGTTTAAACCACAAAGTTCACAATTTTTaacatttatgaaaaattaaaatcaaaagacTTACGCAATTTCAGGTTATTTCGGCCTAACGTAAATAAAGTCCGACTAATAATTGTTACCGTCAGAATTTGAACTCAGCCTCTTACAATCAGTTCGTATTTAACCCGATCTTGTTAACTAGTATTTGAATTCAACCACATTACTATCTCAATTGTTATTGCATTATCTAAAGTTTTTGTTAGGTTGTGCCTCAAATAAATGTGTATAGTATGGAACTTATTGAACCATGCACATGACCTAACTCACATGTCTCACCAATATGGTGCTAAAATAGGGTCCATATAATACTGTAAGTTTATGTAGGAATGGTTAATGTCCAAAACAATACCTAGCCGTATTATTTGGAAGCTAATAAAAATATACACAAGCATTCAATTCATCTCTCTCTCAGCTTTTCTCTGCCTCActtatttttctttccttttacaCGAAATTGACATCTTTAGTGATGTTCACTCTTGCTTTGAATATACTAAACCGAAAAGGACAATCACTTTTTGAGTGTGGAAGAAACAGCATGCCAAAGTTTCATCTACTTTTTTGATTATACATAGCTTGTTCCTTCACATGTTAAGCTTTATATGACTTCTTTTGGACTGTTCCACTTACCACGTTATGGAACATCAATGACAACTGCATGTATGTAGTAATCTGTCTTTTTACCATTATAACTTTGTTCTTGTCATACCTATAAATGTGCAATGGtgcacaaaaataataaaatttaaatgtgAAATAATGGATTGTTTTAAGAGGTTACCACTCTACCTTCGTACCGAATTTCAGTTGCCAAAAAGtcaattgttttatttgtttttagccCGAGTGAATTTGGCAAACTTATGATGATATCATGATTTAGTTTAAACTCTAAAATATAGATTTCAAACAGAAATAAATATCATCATAGTATACCACAATTTTGTTAAACTCATGTCAATCCAAATTTATATATGTCGTATTAATTAACTTCTCATCTTTAGTGATGTATGAGAATCATGGATCACAACTCACAAGTGCACAGACTATTTAACATgagtatataataataattatgcatacattaaaaacataaatattaaattataatttttttattatgtaatTACAAACACTCTCTATGAGTTATGTTTTAGGTAGGCCATATGCCTAATAATACTAGCTAAATTCAGGCAGACCAAATGTCTAATAATACCAGCCAGCCACATTTAACTGTTGAACATTTAGACATTTACATCGAAGTAACGGATTTTTTTACTCATGTGccacaaaaatgaaacaaaaataccaatatgtcatgaaatgaaaaaaaaaataccagtttataggggtgtgcatggatcaataaccaaaccaaattgaaccatatatatggtttggtttggatcttaaaactattttattaaaaccggtttattttttaaaaaccggtttacaaatggtttggtttggttctaaACCGGTTTTTCACAAAAACCAGTTTTAACAAAAAAACCGGTTTTAAACCGGTTCTCTCAAAAccagtttttattttcttttaaaaaaccaattttataaaaaaaccagttttaaaaccagttttataaaaaaaccaaTTTAAAACCAGTTTAAAAACCAATTTTATATCATTTTCACAATTCAACAAACAAACTATAAAAGACATGGTCCAAATTGTGTTACGTGACCTCGTCAACATGTTCGTACAATTCAGTAACAGCCACTCACAACCAAACACATAACTATGATATATAAAGACTTAATAAACATATTTTAAGCCACTTATTTATTTATGAATAAACTAACACCAACAAAGATTTCTTGTAATATTCTCTATGTAAGTTTCTCACAGAGAAAGTATCAATAAatccaaaagaaaaaaacagtcaAACTGGTATATAAAAACAAGAATTGTCATTGAGTGCAAACAACAAAAATCGAAAATGCATACAGCACTTAACAAAAAAGAGGTCTCTCAAACATCTCAAGGTTGCTGTCCAAACTTATTGTTCATCAATTCTTCACTAATTTCTCAAAGCAACAACACGGTTACCAAACCCAGAAACAGTTCTTCGCAGTGTCGACAAACCTTTGCAGCAACGACATCGTCCTCTATTTTTCCAAACACAATTCACAAACCATGAATATCCCTTCATGAATCATACAATGAATTTAACAAAGTTTACCCTCAATTCTCGGAGACTGAGAAAATGGACAATTTGAGAGCCAAATAGTATTATCATCTTTCTTTCTTAAATCAATCTTGTCTTGATTATATTGGTATTGGTCTTTTCTCTTACTTTCAACGTCAACAACACGATGCTTCAAAAACTCAACTTTCTTCTCCTTCAACTTCAGCACCTCAATCTTCACTGCAATATTCTGATATACCCTTTTTTAGTATCTCCTACAAAACAGGAAATTTGAAGACTTTATTGCTTCATGGAGGAAATGAGTCAGAATTTAAGTCTTCAATGAGGAGAAGGATAATGAAGTTTCTCAACATTTCTGAAAATGATTATTTCATGGTTTTCACAGCAAATAGAACATCGACTTTCAAACTTGTAGCAGATTCATATCCATTTCAATCTTGTAAGAAGCTTCTCACAGTTTATGACTACGAAAGTGAAGCAGTGGAAGCAATGGTTGGCTCTTCGGAGAAAAGAGGAGCGAAATCAATGTCAGTTGAATTCTCATGGCCAAGACTAAGGATTCAATCAACAAAATTGAAAAAGATGATTGTTAGTGATaacaataagaagaagaaaaacaaaaaaagtggTCTTTTTGTATTCCCACTTCATTCAAGGGTGACAGGAGCAAGATATCCTTATCAATGGAGGAGAACAGCTCAAAAGACATGGACAGCTTTGGTCTCTCTCTTTCAACCAGATTTTCTCATTTGTTCATTCTACAAAGTTTATCATAATTGCGTGTATCATGAAAAGTCTAGTTTTTTAATCCACAAATTCACCATTGATTAGTAAACTCATCAAAATTAAACAAAACACTCCTTTCATTTTAACATGAATCAGCAAGAGCTTCAAAAATACAAATATGACACCAATTAGAGATTAATAAAATGTTCAAATTTGCATCCAAACTTCAACATAAAAGCAACCcacaaagaaaaataataaaatcctCAACTTAAACCCAAAATACAGACATCCAAATAGATGATAAGGCACTTCTTTGTACAAAAAAGGACAAGTTCACCGCAAAGATTACCCTATAGTTAAACCAGAAAAAAATTACACAACCATAAGCAACCCTAAACCAGCTAAACAAATAAGAAAAcacaatcaaattcaaaacaaacaagaaaacacaaaatcaaattcaattcagtTCACGTATTTTACTTCAACATCACGATTCTCATTCTCATTTCACATCATCTACTACTAATAAGAAACAAAATAAAGCTTAAAAAAATTACTTGGATTCTCCGATTGAAGATGAACTCGGTCgattgaagatttgaagaaggATTTCGTTGACTCTATTCCTATTTTAGAAACCATAACTGTGATTTGGACGATTTTGTTAAATTTGAAGAGCAATTTTGTTAATTTTGggattagggttttgaagttgAAGGAGCGGAAGAACAACGTTTTGCGACTGGGAGaaagaattgaaattgaaataaaatgtggGTACCCATAAACTGATCCACTTTCAAAATATGGGTACcggttttttttaatatttattaaatgggCCACCAATTTTAAAATATAGAATTGGGTTGGGCTTTatattttggttttatttggatAGTAAATTGGTTTATGGGTATTggtttttttgcacacccctaccaGTTTACTACACTTTCCTTTGGGGTCCGTCCAGGGGTTAACCGGACTGATGAAGCACTTTTTTCTCCTGTTGAGGTCCGGCCAGGGGTTGGTTGGACTCTAACTAGtccgttttttttttaaattttttttaattgatttaaatgttttattaattataataaatgttttttattagttataatgattaaaatataattaaaaatgtaaaaaatattataataaataaaaaaataattttttttattataaataatgattaaaatacaataaaatataataaaaaacattataatataataaaaaaaattatttggcaataaatttttttaattgaatttaaggatttattagttataaaaattatttttttattataattaatgattaaaatataataaaaaagccaatatttattttattcaatacatAAACGGGTACAAGGAAAAAAAGcctatttttcttttttggttggACCATATGTCCCCCAGTGAGACATTTTTTGGGTATCTTTGGTCTCGTACCCCTACGTAACGGTTGATCATTGTTTGGTGGAGGTTTCCTTTGTGGAGAATCGTCACTTGAAAGATCTTACTTATAGGCAATGTGGCTGTACAACCTTACTTAtaggcaaaaaaaataaaaataaaatatatgttctcgtccatctattggccgaacctacacatgctcgtccatctattggccgaacctACACATGTTCGTCCAACCCGTGACTTactcatatttttaataattaaaatagcattttttttaattttttattatattttaatcattaattataataaaaaaacaatttttataattaataaatccttaaattcaattaaaaaaaatttattggcaaataatattttttattatattataatgttttttattatattttattgtattttaatcattatttataataaaaaatttatttttttatttattataatattttttacatttttaattatattttaattattataactaataaaaaacatttattataattaataaaacatttaaatcaattaaaaaaataaataaataaaccggACTAGTTAGAGTCCAACCAACCCCTGGCCGGACCCCAACAGGAGAAAAAAGTGCTTCATCAGTCCGGCCAACCCCTGGACGGACCCCAAAGGAAAGTGTGGCAAAttggtatttttttttcatttcatggcatattggtatttttgtttcatttttgtggCACATGAGTAAAAAAATCGAAGTAACGCATTGAAGCAGAGCTCCAATTTTATCCTAATTGTTGATGCTCATCCAACGATCTTCTGCTTCTCACGTCGAATCAACCGATAACGGTTTTAACCGTCACCCTTATATAAGTATGATTCTGAGTCCCACCTAAGTTTTTATTCACACTCGGACTTGCAAGTTTCACCTCCTTCATTTTAGTGACTTGAGCTCAGAGTGTTAACGTTGTAGGTATCTCTTCTATGTGATCACCATAGACATCTACCACCATTCCAAAAGCCTTTCTACGATGGCCATCTTCAGTCTATCTTTCAACTTTTGCTctagtaaaaaaaataatgacGTCGTTTATGGAGAAATGCTATTTTGAGTCCTAATGAGAAGTCACACATATATACATAGTCCCTCAAGCACGTGTCGCGTGGAGATAAAATTCTTTACCAATAGTAGTTAAAAAGTCAAACGCACATTTATTGTCATTAACTCCCCTGTCTGTTCAGAATATTATCTGAACTCTTATGTATGATACATAGATACATACCAGTATAAACATACCGGTGCACAGTCCCTGAAGCATTAGGCATATTGTGGCGAAATTCTTTAAGGAGAAAACAATGACATTTACACTGCCCCCAAGCACAAGGCGTGTATGGCAAAGTGCTTTTAGTAAGATCGGTCATTCTTCAAGGAAGACTTCCTCTTATCCTTCAAAGAATTCATATTCATAATGTTGATGGAGGATCCGTGAATGATTGCTTAATTGTTGGTATTTTGACCTTCACGGTCAAAGTTAGTGGTGTATTTAATAACCACTAAAAAAGACAAATTAAATCAAGAACATTCATATTATATATTCACAAGAGTTCATATGTTTCTCTTTTAAATAACAAAACTTCACAAGGACATTCCTCTTGCCTTTTAGTATAAAAGATATATACTAATGTGGTAAGAAAAACTTCAACCTATCATGTCATATTTTAAAAACAAGCACATAACATTATCTGATGCTACCGAGAGCATAAGTGATACTTGATTCGGATAAATTTTTCTCTTAGTATCCTTTTGTAGGGATTGGATTCTCTAACTTTCAACAATCTACCTTTCTCTaactttctctctatctctctcatgATTTACTTTCTCTCACatctttttccctccaaaattaatatcatattttatttgtcttattcatttttttgcctaaagtTACTCTACCTTTCCCTCCATAAAGGTAGAGAATTCTTGTCCCCTTTTGTAATAGTACCGTTAAATACACTTGCTTTGGAGAAATCTACTTAAACGATTAGAAGAAAGCTTTAATTGATTAGACAACCggtttaactttttttaattggTCAAAATTGTTTCATAATCAATTAAGCATTGACCATGAATGGTTTTTAGAAGAAATGCATAATAAATGAAAAAATTGAAGTGGTTTTAGTGTGCGGGTGCATCATTTTAATACTTCAAGACTTActattactttttttttacatataattGATCTAAAATATAAATACTTAAGCGCAAGATCTGATGAGCTTTCACATCTTCAGTAGGTGATctttgaaattgatttgtctttttTGATCTCAATATTATAAGTTGATCAATTTTGATTTTCTTATAGGTTTTTGTCCGATGATGCTTATGATTAACTTTTCCTTGTTCACTCGTCATCATCAAAACCTCATAAGAATTTAACATGCATATCACATAGAACCACACATGTGTGGATTCTCAGTCAAGTCTTTCATTGAAATGTGTGCTTTGTGGTTATATGTGCTTAACAAGTTTTGATGTTGCCAAAAAGGAACAAAGTAAGATATTAAGAACATTATcaacatataaaaaagaaatattaacttaaattaaaaatcGAAAAGTTTGTGATGATTGGCTTAAATgatcaaaaacaaaagaacaacACCAAGAAACACAATTATCTACTAAATGCTTGTCATCTGATTTAGAACTCGAGTTCATATCTTTCTAAGATCtattatataaaataagtttGTTACTCACCAAGTACTAAAATCTTAAACACACTcgcaaaatatttttgttttgaactTCATCTATTTTAAACTTTTCTAAAAACACTTTGGAATTAGCCTAATCCTCTTAAATCAAGCATAATCGATTATGAAATATTTTTAATAGACTATGAAGAAAATTTTAGCCTATAATTAACTATGGTAGTTGTGAAATTGATTATGAGACAAAAATCATTTAGTAATCTATAAGGAATATCTGGTAATTAATCATGGTTCAGATGTAGCAAAATTTTCCTTATTTGCAAGTGCATAATCAATAATGGTTTCATCTTAATTGATTATGAATCCGATTTGAATTatgcacaattttcaaattgatctaaATCCTCTACTATAAAAGGAGGTTTTGTGTTCTATTAAAAACATGCAAGAAATCTGAATAActcattattttgtatttttcacCTTAAACTATTCAATTTTGATAAAGTATAGAGGTTACAAGTTAAACTTGAGATAAAAGCTGAGTATAAGAAGGTTATGAGATGATAATGTGTTATTAATCATGTGATAGTAACTCCCGGGAGTTGGCTTGGTGGTGAAAGTTTGAAACCTTAAAACGTGGTTTTCTCAAGGTCGCATGTTCGAATCCTGTTAAATGCAAAAAATTCTTGTATTGGACCAATCCATACAAAAATTTTCTCTAGCTTTAATTGGGGTCCCCACTAGTGAAAGATGAGATTGGTTCTCTGATTATTCGATCTTACGGCCTGAATATCGAGTTTAAATAAAATCTCTTTGATAGTGAAAAAGTGTCAAGGCATGATCCTTCTGGACATGACATAGGCCTCATAATTTTAGGCTGAACCAGGATAAATTTGGTTTGTTCCTCCATTGTCTcttgtatttttattttgttgcttttatatttatgatattttctaccatttcttcttcttctattcctATTTTAAAATCATCTTAGAAATTATTATATTTGTTCAACATTTCTAAAAACATTTTTATCacatctctctctatctctctctcacacacacacacactataaGATACTTGGATAACATGTTTGCCACCCACTTTAGAACATTGAGCTAAAAACCCTTATTTGTCTTTGCATATTATCCTTGCCCTGTAACATTCATTTTTACAAAGGCAATTTACGTTCATTTAAAACAAACCACTCAATAATTGTatcattaaattaaaataaataattgaattacCAACATAACTTGCATCTTTGACATTTTTTTTGGTTAGATCCATTTGGGGTTGAGCTACCTAATTCATCCCTCAAGTATTACCCATCTTTTTCAACTATGCTTTTAACAAGGACATcaaattttgatgatg from Vicia villosa cultivar HV-30 ecotype Madison, WI linkage group LG4, Vvil1.0, whole genome shotgun sequence encodes the following:
- the LOC131598066 gene encoding uncharacterized protein LOC131598066; this translates as MAFMDVKYSSFEDFLFLYFRKDEIVAFQRQFGLSNIGNEEDDILEDFSEQERTKMYYHLSFLNQSCLDYIGIGLFSYFQRQQHDASKTQLSSPSTSAPQSSLQYSDIPFFSISYKTGNLKTLLLHGGNESEFKSSMRRRIMKFLNISENDYFMVFTANRTSTFKLVADSYPFQSCKKLLTVYDYESEAVEAMVGSSEKRGAKSMSVEFSWPRLRIQSTKLKKMIVSDNNKKKKNKKSGLFVFPLHSRVTGARYPYQWRRTAQKTWTALVSLFQPDFLICSFYKVYHNCVYHEKSSFLIHKFTID